The genomic window TCCTTAAGTAATAGAATCTCCCTTTACCGTAATAGAATCTccctttaccccgcaaaaaaaaagacagATGTCCGGATCCCAGCTAAACTCTCCATGTTTCATGTTTGTCTCGGTTTTGAGAAAAAAGTACGTTCGAACCGCGCCGCGTACCGTTACAGATTCACGTTAAACGGCTTTCGCATTCTGAATGGTTGCGGGAGATTTGCAGCGAAAATTCCCTAAGATACCACCACTATTGACAGCTTTAGGAAAAAACATTATGTGAAACCGAAGAAAACTGCACCGTTCATTTATAAAGATTGAACATTGCTACGTTGTCTTATTCATAATTGTGTCCACCACACATATAGACCATCCATTTTTATTTTATTCTTAGACACTGCTGCTGCAGCAGGGTATGAGGACACTCTGCGGCGTTGATCGGGTGATGAACGCGCGTGTGCTGCGCATGCTAGCTACCGCCGGCGGCAACAGCCTCTGACGGCGTGCATGCGGGCGGGAAGGGCCCAAAGTAGCTGTCGATGCAGACGCGGCGGGAAGGGCGGGACCTGGACGGCAGGCAGGTCTTGCAGGTCGGAGCACACTTGTCGACCTCGTCCCCGCAGCGGCACGTCGGCGGGTTGGACCTGGTGCAGGTAGGCGAGTCGCAGCACTCCCACGGCCTGCAGATGGGCCCGGGGTCGCCGACGTACCGGTCTTGGCAGACGTGGCGGGACGGGTCAGCCATGGACGGCCCGCAGGACTTGCAGGTGGAGGGGCAGTCGAAGACCTGGTCCATGCAGCTGCAGATCGGCGGGATGGACCTGGTGCACACCGCCTGGTCACAGCACTTCCACGGCCTCTTCTTGGCCGCCGCCATGGCTGCTTCCTCTGCAAGCCCAAGGCCCCAGTTAGCTGTttatcagtttcttcaggcacTAGGAGCTAGTAATAATCTGAACTAAGAAAGAAGTTCAGGCGCGGCATGCATCGCCGTTAACGTACCTTGGCCTTGGCTCGGCAGGAGAATGGCGCCCACTTCGTCGGCGGCGGAGGTGCGACCGGCGACGAGGAGCGCTGCCTCCAGTGAAAACATCAGCAGGATGCTAGGAACGATGCATCTCTTCATCTTCATGGCGTGCTTACCGAGCTTGCTTGTGCGTTTGAAGCCATCAGCAGGCAGCAGTATATGTAGCCTCGTGACACCGATGGATGGATCACGTAACGAGTGGACATCGCTGCCTGCGAGCAGATAAGGACACGTGCACATACGCATGGATGATGACTAGACAGATGTACAAAAGTGTACGTGCGATCACGTGACCCACGTTCTTCCTTCATTGCAGCATGGACACCTACCCATAAAATGAATTGCACATGACAACGAAAACGACTGGATCCAATGCACTAATTGCGGGCCCACACCGTACCTCACTTGTGGGCTGGCTAATCGATCGTTCGAAAGGCCGGCCATTCTCGTTCGAGACACAGGCCAGTTTAGTGTAGTAGGCTGGTAGCTGCACCACAGCATCCTAAAGAAACAATTCTGCGCCAAGCTACAATACAAAGTACTGTCTcggtctcataatataagagctttATAGGATGAAGGATGTAGTACCGCTAAAAAAAACTAAGGTTTGGAACACAAAAATACAGCCTGTTCAAAATTTGAAGAATTCTTACTAAACAATATGCATATGATATTAATATCTCCTGGCGTTTTTTTAAAAAATGATTAAAAGTACTTTTCAAACATTTATTTCAAATGGGAAGATGAAGCATGCCGGGTCACAGGTTGGTCGTGCGATAGTGCACCGGTAACAAAATTGAATGGCTCGAAAAGCTCATGAGCGATTACTTTCTACCGGGTCATACCTTCTCTTTATATGTGCTCCGGCAATGCTTCCACATGGCCTAAAGGTTGTTCCGTTGAATTGCCGACGACATGGAAGCTCATGAACTTTTCTTCCAGCAACGGGGGAATGTTGCCGGTATCCTTGATTTCCCCCCTTGTCAGAAGGTGATCGCAGCAATTTGGATGATTGCATATTACGCTCCTGCAGATACATGGATGAGTGTCTTTGGAGATGTCCAAATATACAATCATAAAGTGCAGGAAAGTATTCACTAAAACTGTGGCGAGTGTTTACGGAGAGCGGTATTTGGCAGCATCCATGCCGGGGAAACGGCAAGGATTCTATCAACGCATGAAGCAAAAATACCTGTCTAGGATGCTAGTGAGTATTGTCTGTATGCACCGAAGATGGAATAATTTCCCGTGCAACTTGGCATAGCAATTCATGGGCACTTCCATGATCCAATAATTATTTTTGAAGTTGTTGCTTCCGAAGATTTTTCTCTTTGCCATAGCTATTTGGGGTTGGGAGGATCTATCACATCAATGTCTTACAGAGATCTCACATGTTTTTGAGGCTGGTTGATGGCATTTGTCCACCTTAGAACTTTATGTTGAATGGCCAATCCCATTAGTGTGACCAACTCTACTATATATCTGGCCGATGGCATCTATCCATCTTGGTCAACATTTTTGAATACAATTTCTAATCCTAGAACCACAAAACTTGAGCATTTCGCCAAGGCGCAAGTAGCTCAGAGATAGGACATTGAGAGGGCATTTGAAGTGCTACAAGCAAGGTTTTTAAATTGCATGGGGCCTACACTTCTCTAGAAAAAGGATGCCTTGAGAAATATCATGACATGTGTGATCCTACACAACATGCTCATATGGGATGAGAGGAATATTCCAAGACCCATTGACTGCGAAAATATTTGCCAAATCATCGGGGCCTCGCAGGCAAACAAACCGCATTCTCACATTTCTTGAGGTGTACGGGAAAGATTGAAGACTAGGCCTCCCATCACCAGTTGAAGGAGATTCTCATTGGACATCATTGGCATCACCGACGGAGGCGTGGCCggggaagaagagggctgcctcaGTGAAAGCATCAACATGATGCTAGGAATGATGCGTGTGTTCATCTTCATGGCTGGCCGCTTGCTGACCTTGCTCGTGCATCCGGCCCGTATATGTAGCCTCGTGACACCGTTCGATCAGCTAACGAGCGAGTGGCACATCTCCATTAACGTCCAGAAGATCGGGACAACAACATGCTGCTCTCTACCAGCTGTGCGGCTAGATCTTTTCTTTTGGTCATGCATGTTCAGAAGCGAGGAGGCAATTGCTCATGCGGGGCTGATCAATGACGGCAGGTACAAAAATGGATACAATGAGCTGTGCCTGACCAATGAAACGGCAGGTGCTGAACCTAAAATGAACTATCTCGTGGCTCAAGGGTCAAGCAGGCACTGCCTAGAAGCTAGACCACAGTAACATCAGCAAAATAGTGTAATACTGTCCACAGCACACCTCTAAATTTATAATAAATAAACCTTAGTATGAGCAATGGAATTATCAATTACATGCATGGAATTTTCGCGGATGTGTCTGCTCTGAACGCCTATTTGCCCGTGCATGCATTTTTGTCTCCTAAATTGTCTGGAGAGATACATATGATTGTTGTGGATGGAGACAGATAGAGaaataaaagtaagaaaaaaaagaaagacatAGAATGGTCCGGGATGGGCCGCGTTCGATGTGGCGGACTGTCCGGACACGCCCAGACTCCCTCCCTTTCTCTCCACATATGGACTGGATTTGAGGGTTTGTAGGTAGCCCGAACGGACGTCAAGATCAGTCTCCTTTCTTTTTTCGGGAGCAGAGCTGAAAAAGATTTGAGGTGTCTAGCAGGGTAGGATTTTTCTCTCGTCCCATGTCATGTCTGGGCATCATCCTAGATGTCTACCCGGACAAATGGGGGTAAAGTGGGtccggttggagatgctctaacatgtaTGGATAGCATAAGTGATTCCCATGAAAAACCTCCTCAAACTTTCACTATTACAGGAAATAGTCTGAAAAATATATTTTGAAACAgccaaaaaataatatttttgattTTTGAATATCTTCAAATTATTATTGGAATCATTTTAAAATTAAGGTAAAGCAATTGACATAATGTAAATATTTGAATCAGAAGTATGGCTTTTTTGAAACACAAATGCAGACTTATTTATCCATTATTTTAAACATACATGGAGATGCGAAGAAACATAATAATCGACGGGGGATTGAGACAAAAAAaattctcgaatacgcacgagaaGAGTGTGTATCATTCATTATAGAAGAAAGGGTACAAACCCGAATCCACCTTTACAAACTTATTTACATGCGGATTTACTGCCGACCCTCTGTTTACATAAAGCAACTACTCACTCTCTTCCCGCGCTACAAGATCGATGTCAAACCCTATGTTATCCTCTTTGAAGAGCAGTTCCTTCGCCCAACATTGTCCTTCCTCCTGAATCCGCTGCATGGAACGTTGAAATGATGGCGTCGCTCCATTGAATACCACGTCATTCCGCTGTTTCCAGATTATCCACATCACCAGAAGGCacttagctctttgggctttgcgGTTAGGCGAGGCCCCATCTTGTCGCATACACCATTGCTCCAGAGTCTCACCATGCATGTCTGGGCTGCAGCTCCACCTTGTTTGTTAGTCTACTCACCACAAGCCAAATCTGCCTCACGAAGCTACATTCCATCATCACGTGCTGCATGGTTTCCTGATGTTGATCGCACATGGGGCAGGCTGCCTGGTGAGGAAGGCCGCGCCGCGCAAGTCTATCAGAGGTCCAGCACCTATTCTTCAGTGCCCGCCAACTGAAAAAGCGACACCGCAGCGGCGCCTTAGAATTCCACGTGAAGTCCGCAGTTGGCAAAACTTGACACCCCATGAACCTCGCAGCATACGCCGATCAGTTTGAGAAACATCCACTGTTCTCCCAAGCCCAACACACCGAATCCGGAGTTCCATCGTCAAGGGTAATGGTCGAAACTCTTGTCCATAAGATTATGTACTGATCAAGCGCATCTGGTGACAGCTCCGTGCCAATGTGCAAAGCCCGGCCACCGTCTGGCAACACGTCGGCCAATGATTTAGTCTCCCTCACTCATTTTGAGACTCGGCCATAAATTTCTGGAGCAATATATCTCTgactctcactagtagaaaacagggctttggttcgggcctggccagcccattagtcccggttcttcacgaaccgggacccatggggggcattagacccggttcatgagcccagggggccggccgaggccttgataacccacaagtgtagggtatcacaacagctttcgagggtaaagtattttcaacccaaatttattgattcgacacaaggggagccaaagaatattcttgagtattaggagttgagttgtcaattcaaccacacctggataacttagtatctgcagcaaagtatttagtagcaaagtaatatgataataaaggtaacggtagcaaaagtaatgtttttgggttttgtagtgattgtaacagtagcaacggaaaagtaaataagcgaagcacaagatgtgaaaagctcgtaggcattggatcagtgatggataattatgtcggatgcgattcctcatgtaatagctataacatagggtgacacagaactagctccaattcatcaatgtaatgtaggcatgtattccgtaaatagtcatacatgcttatggaaaagaaattgcatgacatcttttgtcctaccctcgcgtggcagcggggtcctaacggaaactaagagatattaaggcctccttttaatagagaaccggcacaaagcattagcacatagtgaatacatgaactcctcaaactacggtcatcaccgagaagtatcccgattattgtcacttcagggttgtcggatcataacacataataggtgactatagacttgtaagataggatcaagaacacacatatattcatgaaaacataataggttcagatctgaaatcatgagatctgaaatcatggcactcgggccctagtgacaagcattaggcatagcaaagtcatagcaacatcaatctcagaacatagtggatactagggatcaaaccctaacaaaactaacttgattacatggtaaatctcatccaacccatcaccgtccagcaaacctacgatggaattactcacacacggcggtgagcatcatgaaattggtgacagaggatggttgatgatgacgacggtgacgaatccccctcttcggagccccgaacggactccagatctaccctcctgagagagattagggcctggcggcggatctatatcgtaaaacgcgatgaaactttctctctgattttttttccacgagacggaatatatggagttggagttgaggtcggcggagcctcaaggggcccacgagacaggggcacgcccaggggggtgggcgcgcccccaccctcgtggacagggtgtgggccccctggtcttgatcctttctccagtattttttatattttccaaaaagtgcctccgaggattttcaggacattccgagaactttcgttttctacacataaaataacatcatggcagttctgttgaaaacaacgtcagtccgggttagtttcattcaaatcatgcaagttagagtccaaaacaagggcaaaagtgtttgaaaaagtagatacgttggagacgtatcaggcctcgtgggcattggtcccggttcgtttggaTCCATTtctcccggttctaggcacgaactaggaccaatgggccgcgctcctggcccacatccattggtaccggttcgtgccttgAACCGGTGTAAAAGggtgggctttagtcccggttcatgccacgaaccgggacaaataatttgcctatatatacccatcgccgcggcagagcactccaaagtgctctgtttttctggccggcgaggggagggcatttgggtgctctagctcacctcctatgcacatgaggtgttcgatgaaatgcctgagccacactagttaagctttctcctctcgaagctcgaccttggagctccattttttccaagatttgtctagatttagcggtccatcAAGCCCCGTCCCCattttcaccgccgttgatcgcccgcgccgatctcgtcgctggcaccaccatggtgagcctcttgttcttatcttctttctgattttcttactttagatagatacttgtctgattttcttactttagatagatacttgtctgattttcttgcttttaacacacataattatatataatgcacgcagatgaaccggcaatggatgtatggtgacagacacacctccaagtacattaagggtgtgcataattttctcgaagtggcttaggcaaacaagcagaatggttttatgtgttgtccatgctctaaatgtgggaatacgaagtcttactctgaacggaaaatccttcacacccacctgctttacaagggtttcatgccacactataatgtttggacgaggcacggagaaataggggttatgatggaagacggtggagaagaagaggacgatgaaaactatgtgccccctgaatatggttttgctgcaatggggggagctgctgaagatcaagaggaaccagacgatgtgcccaatgatgatgcaatgggggaagctgctgaagatcaagaggaaccagacgatgtgcccggtgatgatgatctctgccgggtcattgtcgatgcaaggacacaatgcaaaagtcaaaaggagaagctgaagttcgatcgcatgttagaggatcacaaaaaagggttgtaccccaattgcgaagatggcaacacaaagctgagtaccgtactggaattgctacagtggaaggtagagaatgatgtgactgacaaaggatttgagaagctactgaaaatattgaataagaagcttccaaaggataacgaattgcccgacagtacatacacaaCAAAGAagatcgtatgccctctaggattggaggtggagacgatacatgcatgccctaatgactgcatcctctactgcgttgcatacaaggatttgaacgcatgcccggtatacggtgcattgcggtat from Triticum aestivum cultivar Chinese Spring chromosome 3B, IWGSC CS RefSeq v2.1, whole genome shotgun sequence includes these protein-coding regions:
- the LOC123068338 gene encoding Bowman-Birk type trypsin inhibitor isoform X1, yielding MKMKRCIVPSILLMFSLEAALLVAGRTSAADEVGAILLPSQGQANWGLGLAEEAAMAAAKKRPWKCCDQAVCTRSIPPICSCMDQVFDCPSTCKSCGPSMADPSRHVCQDRYVGDPGPICRPWECCDSPTCTRSNPPTCRCGDEVDKCAPTCKTCLPSRSRPSRRVCIDSYFGPFPPACTPSEAVAAGGS
- the LOC123068338 gene encoding Bowman-Birk type trypsin inhibitor isoform X2, whose protein sequence is MKMKRCIVPSILLMFSLEAALLVAGRTSAADEVGAILLPSQGQEEAAMAAAKKRPWKCCDQAVCTRSIPPICSCMDQVFDCPSTCKSCGPSMADPSRHVCQDRYVGDPGPICRPWECCDSPTCTRSNPPTCRCGDEVDKCAPTCKTCLPSRSRPSRRVCIDSYFGPFPPACTPSEAVAAGGS